A segment of the Capra hircus breed San Clemente chromosome 19, ASM170441v1, whole genome shotgun sequence genome:
gaccccatggactgcagcctaccagggtcctctgtccatgggattttaacaGGTGTCATTTCCGTGAATGAATACTCAGACTGGGAATGTAAGTGGTAACCTGATGTAGACTCCTTACTGGTCACTACTGAAGACCATTTCTCAGGTGTTTGGTACCTACCTGTCTGAACTGTGGGCATTGGTGACTTGGAGATACAGCTGTTTTTGTCTTTATAATCAGCTACTGTGTCCTATAAATGCCATTTACAACGATAATGAGGAAACTGCCCAGATTTCAGTTATTTTAGAGAACAACAAGAGGATTATTTCCTGTCTTGCTTTGGATTTCTCTGGAAAATAGAGACAGAATCTAATGAAGGGAAATATCACAGAGACCATGATTTCTATGCCCAAAGTGTTAAGTTTATTAGAGAACCAGCAACACAATATAGGAGTGAGCAGGGGTCTTGGGAGGACAGTATAGTTTTCATCAGTAATTAGTTTGAAAAGGGTGCCTCCTAGTTTGAAGAGAGGAGGAATGGGCTTCTCAAGAAAAGAGGTGTTTCTGCTGTGAAGCTGTGGGACCCCAGGATAGACCCCGCCCTCTACTTAGGGATGGTGAGCGCCCAGGAAGCACTGCTCAGCAGCAGCGGGAGGTCCTGAAGGTGCGGCAGGTGGTGCGGCAGGGGGCCGGCTGGCAGCTGGTGGGGCGGCAGCACGGGGACTGCACAGACACGGGCTGGCAGCACGTGGTGGCCCAGCAGCAGGGGCGGCAGACCACGGCCTGGCACGACGTGGGGCAGCAGGTGATGGGGCGGCAGCAGCCCTCCTGCAGGCTGCAGGGGTCGCAGCAGACCGGGCGGCGGCAGGGCTCGCAGATGGGGCGCGTGCAGCGGGACACGAAGGTCACGGGGCGGCTCACGGTGGTCTGGCAGGACACGGGGCGGCAGCAGCAGGGGTCGCGGTAGCAGCGGGGCTGGAGGCAGCCTCCGCCACAGCTGAGGGAGGAGAAGGTGGGGCCGCAGCAGGAGCCGGTCATGGTGGTGTGTGGGGCCGAGTGGGGCTGAGGTGGTGAGCGCAGTTGAGTGTTCTCAGGTGTGAGTGTCTTCCTCCTGCTCTGGGCCCTTTATATACCCTGGCCAGGAGCTGATGGCCCCCACGACACATGATCATTTCCTTGTATTTGTTTATTCCTTCTGAAATAGCCCTGGTAAGTTTAGTAAGTTCCCTGGACATTTTTTCCAGATGCTGAAGTGCTCATAAAAgattgttttccttatttaatGAAGActcattatatttttctatttacgGTTCAAGTATGAATTTAATGACCCTGACTTCAAAGTGTCCAATTATCGTCATAATTCAGTGATGCTTTTGCCAGTTGATGTTTTGATAACACGAGACTGGTTGTCATGCTCTTACTAATAGTGGAAGTGGATTCCCCAACTTATGAGTGTCCTTTAACACTGTTAAGCTTCCTGGGTAAAGCAAGTTCAGAAAAATACTATAGAGATATTTTGTTTGTCAGCAAAAGAAGAAGTTTTCTGTCTACATTTTGGAGCTACAGCAATGCATCTTCGTAAGACTCTATCATCAGTAGTTTTTCCCCCGAAGTTTTTTAGtgctaaaatatacataacataaaatttactgttttaatcattttttttgtgTACAGTtgagtggcattaagtacaccCACATTGTTGTGCCACCATCAGCACTATTCATCACCAGAActctttcatcttgcaaaactgaaatcctgtacccattaaacaatggCTCCCCATGaccctctctccccagcccctggaaatCTTCagtgtaactttaaaaaaatctccccTTTCCCCCTGACATCCCATAAATATTGTTTCCAACACAAATATTGGTCCTAGCTAAAGGACTGTAGTCAAGTCAGTTATCTGGTATCTTATATGTAAAATGTGGAATATAAACCCAGCTTCTGGAAAGCACCATTCTACTGTTACTATGTGTTTAGCTTTTTGGTCTTAGGTCCATGTTTATTAATTTCTATTAGTTGTATCTTTCCAAATCATGgtaaatttcatgtaatttttgtgATAGCCAGAATTATTGGATTCTAACCACATCCTAAGCATTatactaaaagaaataaatggattaatttattcttcaaaaaatCTTATGATactagagaacaaacttacggttaccaaaggggatagcgGGTGCTGTGTTAtactgtgctaaattgcttcagtcgtgtctgactttttgtgaccctatggactgtagcctgccaggctcctctgtccacgggatttcccaggcaagaatactggagtaggttaccatgccctccttggGGAtcctccctgatccagggattgaacctgcctctcttatgtcccctgcattggccggtgggttctttaccactagcatcatctgGGAAAGCCTGGATAGCAGGCAGAGgaggacaaattaggagtttgggactgataTATACACAATActctatataaaatatgtaaacagcaagggcctactgtatagcacagggaactatgcttaatatcttgcaataacttATGAAGGAAagtaatctggaaaagaatatatatatatataaatgtataattggaccgctttgctgtacacttgaaaatgatagaacactgtaaattaactatacttcaataaaaagaaatcctATGAGGTAGTTATTGTTATATCTCTTATTTTATGCATAAAGCCAGataagtgacttgcctaaagtCATCTGCTAGTGTTGGAGCCAGTAGTTATTCCAACAGTTATTATTTATTCCAATCTATGGCAACATTGTAAGCCTAAGGAGTTGAAGAATGAAATTGTGGAAACTTCATTCCCTGTCAATAAGGAATGTCTGCTTTATTTAGGAATTTTaatgacaaattatttttaaaattgttgttgtGTGTGAAATGGCTAATTTTGAGAGTCATCTGGAAGAACTCTATGTCTTAGTTAGTATCCTCATGAATGTGAGGAATTATCTCCCACAGAGCCTTCTCAGAATTCCAAAACACACTTTAAGGAAAAAGTATTAAAGTTGGACATAGTTGAGTGGTCCTGAGGCCCTATAAACAGAACCACCATCTAGATGAAGGTAGCAGCCTGCCAGCAcgatgaactcccctcccacccaccagGTATAGGTCCTACAGCCCTAGGTGGTCTCAAGCCCACCTTGCCTTTACCCCACTGTCTCTTGCTTCAGTGTCCCCTCGTGTACTAGGCTTCCTTCTGCTTACAGACCCCTTGTGATTTTCAATTATTTCAAATTGTCAGGGTCTGCAGGAAAATCACGTCACtcagcagttttttgttttttttttttcctctgcctctGGATTTGCTTGGTTCTGACCTGTGTTTTACAATCAAGTCTGTTCTAGATCTGTGACTGAAGGCTGCAATTTGACCCTTCTTTTCAAGCATTCTGCCCACAGAATCCCTTGCAGGCTTATTCAGACCTGCACCAGCCACTGTGGCTGACCAGGGTGTGGTGTTACGGTGCAACAAACATGATCCAATAATAATGATGAGCTTGGGATCAAACAGAACATTCTGCATCTGAGAAAATGCTACAAGATGAGCAAGTCTCTAGAAGGTTAAGGAGGAAAATTctgacaaaaggaaaacaaagtgtagtgagagaattaaagaaaataatttttaaaattattaataaaaaaacaaTGATCAAGAATATATAGATAGAAATTGGTTGTTTGAACTGTCAACCAGTAAACTGTcagatactttgaccacctgatgcaaacagctgattcgctggaaaagaccctgatgctagggaaagattggaagcaaaaggagaagagagagaagagggaggcaggggatGAGACAGTTAagtagcatcactggctcaatggacatgaatttgagcaaactccgggaggtattgaaggacagggaagtctagtgtgctgtagtccatggggtcacaaagagtcggacatgacttggcgactaaacaacaaccaaagTGTCAAACTTAATTAAGAGGAAATTCCATTGTACATACTGACAAtgtaaaggttttaaaaataatgagctACTTGTTGAGAAAACTTTATTCCAAGAAAACTACTTCTCTTCAAGCGGTGGCTTATTGTTTTACTCTAAGAATGCACATGTCCAGCCTGAGAAGAAAACTGGGGTGTAATGAAATCTTTCTGTCTTCCAACCCCTTCGAATTTTTTCATTCAATTATGTAGTAACTAATTTCTGATCACATACTATGTGTCAAGTATTGTGCTGGTCAATGGGAATCCAGCAGTGAACAAAGTCAGTCAAGTTCTGGGTCTTCACAAAGATTTCCTTGCCTGATTTCTGTAGCTGGGCAGGTAGATGAGACCAGGTGTGTAAACAGCACATTCCAAAAACTCTTTAAGATCAGATGTCAGGAAGTCAATACATTATTTCTCAGGATAACAATAGTGGCTAGTTTCCTGACCAGCCTACAAGTATGTAAAAGCCACAAAAACATATCTACTGTGGATTAATGttattatttcaaatacattAGCATGGTTTGGATAGTAAAATTGTTTAGAGTTCTACATTAGAAATGGTTCTAGCCAAGCTACATTTCTCCTTCCTTGACTGGAGGGATTCTGGAAAATATGGCATACTGGTTCTTCTAGGACAGGCatttcagtggttaggaattccAGGTATCAGTTCATTACAGTTTTCTAGATCAGGGAACAAATGGGATTCTGACTTAGGCGgttgttgttgttccgtcaccaagttgtgtctcactctgaacccatggactgcagcacgccaggctactctgtccttcactatttcccagagtttgctcaaattcatgtccattgagtcagtgatgctacctaactgctcatcctctgctgcccttttgtccttttgccttcagtctctctctcagcatcaggatctcttccaatgaatcagctcttcgcatcaggcggtcAAAACATTGGAGCtcaagtttcagcatcagtccttccaatgaatatttaggacttagGTTTCCTCCCCCTTATCACAGATGTGAGAATGATTCATTAGTCAAGTTTGGGATCAGAGAGACTTCCTGTCAACTCTCCACTTCCTCAGCATGAATGAAAACTTTGACTTGAAATATGAAGGTGGTCCATGTAAGAGGTTCTAAATTATTTGGATTGCTATTAAAATTAGAGACCTTGTGCATGAATtgttcctaaaattaaaaaataaatagcccTTGGAAAATCTTTCTTCACTTGTTACTTCTGACCCCCCATAGTATAACATAAGCTAAAAAATGAACTTTTGAAGATTAATAAACAATAAAGAAACACATTTGcttctgagaaataaaaatttattattttaccatGCAAAGCCCCAGGATAAATGTAATATTGTCCTAGAAAAATATCTCATCTTGAAATAGTAGAGAAGTGATGATGAGTCAGTGGACTAGGGCTCTATTCAAGAGCAATTTTaatctttgtttattcattttttaaagccaagaattcaaatcctgaaagctggaATTTTTCTAAAGACCGTCAAAGAAGGCCAGATTTAGGTACATATTTACGTGGGAAAAGGGATCAAGAGTTACTGCTCAGTTAATTGTTGCAGGCAGGTGGGTTTCAAAAGTAGTGTCTCTCATCTGATCTGAAGGGCTGGCACATGTTTCTGAATACCTGGGGTGATATCCTGCAGGGCTGCTCAGCAGCAGGGGGAGGTCCTGAAGGTGCGGCAGGTGGTGCGGCAGGGGGCCGGCTGGCAGCTGGTGGGGCGGCAGCACGGGGACTGCACAGACACGGGCTGGCAGCACGTGGTGGCCCAGCAGCAGGGGCGGCAGACCACGGCCTGGCACGACGTGGGGCAGCAGGTGATGGGGCGGCAGCAGCCCTCCTGCAGGCTGCAGGGGTCGCAGCAGACCGGGCGGCGGCAGGGCTCGCAGATGGGGCGCGTGCAGCGGGACACGAAGGTCACGGGGCGGCTCACGGTGGTCTGGCAGGACACGGGGCGGCAGCAGCAGGGGTCGCGGTAGCAGCGGGGCTGGAGGCAGCCTCCGCCACAGCTGAGGGAGGAGAAGGTGGGGCCGCAGCAGGAGCCGGTCATGGTGGTGTGTGGGGCCGAGTGGGGTTGAGGCGGTGAGAGGAGTTGAGTGTTCTCAGGTGTGAGTGTCTTCCCCCTGCTCGGGGCCCTTTATATACCCTGGCCAGGAGCTGATGATCCCCACGGGAAGCTGTTGTTTCCTGGAGTTGTGGTTGCCCATTGAAATGAAAACCCCAGATTGGTGGATTCAGCTGCTGAGGCAGCAATGCCAGCATCACTGAtaggtgcttttctttcttcctgtctgcTTTTCTCCTTGAAATGAATACTTGATGATTTGCATCATCTGAAAAATTACTCGTTGAATAGCTAATCCTTCTAGACCATGTCATGCAACAGACGAGCTGAAAGTTGGAGGAGTCCAGTGTTGCCACCCTCCCACTTTCCTCTGTTCATCATCCATGACTAAGCATGGGATCATAAGATTCATGAGTCATAAGCCTGGTTTCTGATTGACACTGAAATGAAGGATGAGTTTCTGGAAAACCAAAATGGCTTGGTTTTGGTTTTACACAAACCAAAAAGGTGACGTGTACTGCTTCTGCAATGGAGCAAATGGCCCAGTGCTTCTGCAAAATAATGTGTTATTTCACCTTGTTTATCAGGAAATCACCACCTAAGTCACTCAAGTAATGCTGTTTCGAGGCCTGAATTggcctatcacttcatagcaacaTACGGGACCCTTGCTAAGTAAACAGTGCTATACTGTAGTTTCTTATCACAGAGTAATTACAAATTTTAGAAAGGCAAGACAAAGGCAGGGAAACCAATTAAAGGAGCCAAACTTTTCATGCGACTGTAAGGCCAAACGAAGTAAAGATTTTATTCATATTATGCCCTTCTGAGTATTCCTTCTTGAGTCATAGAAATAACACCAAAATTGGAATATTTCTTGCTTCCTAGCTGTGACATAAGCGCTTGCACTGAGTTCTTCAacacacattaaaatatttatgaagggACTAATTATC
Coding sequences within it:
- the LOC102177561 gene encoding keratin, high-sulfur matrix protein, IIIA3-like, coding for MTGSCCGPTFSSLSCGGGCLQPRCYRDPCCCRPVSCQTTVSRPVTFVSRCTRPICEPCRRPVCCDPCSLQEGCCRPITCCPTSCQAVVCRPCCWATTCCQPVSVQSPCCRPTSCQPAPCRTTCRTFRTSPCC
- the LOC108638298 gene encoding keratin, high-sulfur matrix protein, IIIA3-like; the encoded protein is MTGSCCGPTFSSLSCGGGCLQPRCYRDPCCCRPVSCQTTVSRPVTFVSRCTRPICEPCRRPVCCDPCSLQEGCCRPITCCPTSCQAVVCRPCCWATTCCQPVSVQSPCCRPTSCQPAPCRTTCRTFRTSRCC